From Taeniopygia guttata chromosome 29, bTaeGut7.mat, whole genome shotgun sequence:
ataaaaacttgggtttttgctttttttaaccccaaatttaAGTCCTTTGGGGGAGTGAGGGGGGACCCCAGAACTCACTCATGCCAAACAAAGAAAGGGGAGGTTACATTGGGACTATGAGGGTTTTTTAACTGGGGAGGGGCAAAATGGCTCGGGGGGTCCCCGAGTGCCCCTCTTATTCTCGGGTATCGCCCCAGTTGGGGAAGGGTCCCCAAGTCTATTTTCTCCCTGCAGGGGTCCCTAAGTCAGAGGGGATCCCATGTGCCCCCACCACCCCATACCTCAAGGGGGGGTCCCAAGGTTCCCCTCTACCCACAAGTCCCCTTTacagcccccccccccaaaattcataaccccccccaaaatttccataactttattttgcaaaaatagaaaagtCCCGTGTCCCCCCCCCACAGCATGGGAGGAGGGCGGGTGGGCTGTAAACATGGCAGGGGGGCCCCCCAAAATGGGGGGAGTTAGCGGGGGGGCAGCAGTGGGGGGGGGGCCCATTCTGAGGGGGGGGCCCGCTGTAAACGCAGAGGAATAAATAGGGATGAAAGTGCAGCCCTGGGGGGGTACCCCTCTGTGTAGTGTAACAGGCTCCCCCTGAGGGCTCTGCACCCCCAAATTTAGGGGGGCAATTGTTAGGGAGGCCAATAAGGCTGGACCCTACaagccagccaggctgggggtaACAGAAATTTGGGAGGGCAGTTGATTCTGGGGGGACcgccaggattttggggtcaccctATGGCTTGAGCCCCCACCCTGAAATGGAGGGGGTTGTGGGGGTCACATTGTGTCCCCCATCTTTGGTCTCTGTAgtgtttggggggggggggcactgggggacaggaattttggggtttccctccccatcccaacagcatcaaaaagcaaaacccacaggcagcccccccaccctccccccaATAGAAATGGTGTCCCCCACAGATTTGGGGGGTAGGATGTCCTGGGGGAGAATGGGGGTGTTCCCTCCCCCCTCCCGACTCCACCCTGTGTCCAATAAATAAACTGTGGGGGCACCGTGGGAGTGTCAGACATTAATttggtggggaggggctggggtcCCCAACTCTCCCCTCTCAAGGCCCCCCAGTACAAGGGGGGTTGGCAGCAGGGTCTGAGGGGGCTTTGGCATGAAGCTGAGGTTTGGGGGCGCCCCCAGACTCCCCCAGCTTAAGGCAATAGCTTTGCTCTGTCAGTCTCTGCCCCCTTCCCCACATTCGGGGCGGGGGGGCACTTTGGGGAgctctccctccccacagcaaaagggagaaggaaggcaGCGTCCCTGGAAGGCAGCTCTGAATGTCCCAACCCCACTGgggatgggttttggggatcccccccagctggggggggggggggctatGGGGATGTGGGGGGGCCAGGGGGACTGTCCTGGGCGGCAGGAGGGtctgggggtgggggagggccATCCCCCCCCACTTCGTTGAAGATTTCGGGGTTCTCCAGCATTTCCCGGATCAGGGGAGGCATCGGCCCCGGGATCTCGGTGCGCAGGGTGATGGCTCGTTCCGCCCCTGGGGGAGCCAAAATGTCAACACCCCTGAACCTGGGCCACCCTCAGGGCCTTGGACCCCTCCTGAGAGATGGAACCCCCTTCACAAAATGAGATTCAACAGCCTCTCAAATTTCAACCCCTTGCGAAACTCTGAAGCCCCAAAAACCTTGGACCCCTCCACCAAAATGAGCTTCAATCACTGCAAAGCCTTGACAGCCCCCACAAGAGATTGAGTTCCCCTGCGCTGAGGCTTTGAATCCCACCCAAAAATGAACTTCAATTGCCCTCCCAAATTTCAACAGTCCCCAGCTTTCAAAACCCTGCAAAAGCTTCAACGCCTTCAAAACCTTGAACCTCCCCACATACCTTGAACACCCTCAAAATGAGCTTcaaaccccctccccccaaaaccctgaaACACCCCCAGGACCTTCAACTACACCTCCCTGAGACCTTCAAATCCTGTGGTGCCaggggcaggtttgggggtgTCCTGATGGGTTTTGGCATCCTGGAGGGGTCCTGGGAAGGTTTGGGGGTTGCCCCTTTGAACAGCATTTGGGAAGATCACTGTGGctagggggttttggggggatcccaagggggtttggggggttctggggtcCTGGCAGGGTTGACACAGTTTGGGGGTTGCTCACCCTTGGTGCTGATACCACGCAGGTCAGTGATTTTGAGCAGCATCTGGGGGAAACGCTGCGGCTGCCacgggcggcggcgccgggcaTAGACCCGGAGAGCCTCGAGCAGCGGCTCCTGCAGCCGCTCCACGCGCcggggctgctccagctccatccgGTCTGGGGAGAGAGAGACCACCTGGATAGACATTGTCCCCATTTCCCCTGTCCCTGCATCCCCATGTTCCCACATCCCATCTTCTGTCCTAGAtatatccccatgtcccctcctgcagctgagtgGCCACAACTCagtcccatgtccccatgtccccctgccTGCCACATCCCTGATACACGCCCAtgtccccccctgtcccccacATCCCCCGATGTCCCCACCCCCACAGATGAGGCAGATGGCACTGAGCAGGCCGGTCTCGGTGTCATCGAGCTGCAgcggcagcagctgccctgcgAAGGCAAACACGAGGTCAGTGAGGGGCCCGAATCCCGCGTTGTGCATCTGGGTCCGGGTCAGCGTCAGCCCGTCCGAGAACGTCATCGTGTCCTGCTCTGGTGTGTAGCGGGTGCAGATCCGCAGCATCTGTAGGGCAGGACCCCAACATCACCAAGGGGCACCAGAATACATCCAGAAACACCAAAAATACATCCACGGTCACCAAAATCACTCAAGGGCAATAGAATCCACACAGGGATACCAAAAATCCACAGAAGGGCCCAAAAATACCTCCAGGGGcaccaaaaatccacccagggTCAGCCCATCCCATCACTGTGTCCTGCTCTGGAATGAAGCAGGTGCAAATCCACAGCATCTGCAGggcagggaccccaaaatccacccaggaTCTGCCCATCCTGGAGCATTGTCATGTCCTGTTCTGGCTCTGCCACAGGACAGACACAGCACCGGGGGAGGTCAGGGccagagacaccccaaaatagcccaagGCCACCAAAAGCACCTAAGAGACCCCGAAGTTTCTTACCATGGGGATCCCTAAACCCACCCAGGCCCTGCCAGGAgacctcccagcccctctcaggaCATCCATCTGTGGGGTGGTGAGGTCAGGACCATGGTGGGCCATCCCAAGCCCCTTCAAGAAGCCCCCAAACATCCTGAGGAGCCCCCCCAACCCTCACCAGGATGTCGAGGCAGGCAGCCTTGAGCAGAGTGATCTGGTCGGCCATGCTGAGCCCCGTGAAGCCCGGGAGCCTCTTGGCAAACTCCACGATCTTGATGATGCACTTGGTGGCCAATTCGCTGAACTTGTCCCAGAGCCCCAGGTCCAGCTGCACCCGGTGGTCAGCGCTCGAGTTCTGGGGGCACGGGAGGGGGACCATGGCTGTTGGGGGATTGTTCTGGAGCCCCTGGGACCTGGAACCTCTGGGACCCTAACCCCAGCACCCTGAACTTGTCCCACATCCCCAGGTCCAGCTGCACCCAGTGGCCAGCGCTCAGGTTTGGGGGAGCATGGGCTCAGTTAGGAGGATTCAGGGTGGATTGGGACTCCCTGGGACAACTGGGACCCCCCAAGACCCCAATCTCAGTAAGCCCCAGGTCCAGCTGCACCATGCAGTCAGTGCTCAATTTATAAGGGACACAGGCTCAGTTATGGGGGTTCAGGACCTGCTGGGACCCCCTGGAAGCTGCTGGTACTCAATGACCCCCAGCCCCTGAACCCAACTCCAGCCCCAGGTCCAGCTGCCCCCCTTACTCAGCAGTTGAGATTTCAGG
This genomic window contains:
- the RARG gene encoding retinoic acid receptor gamma gives rise to the protein MFGCVEAAAAPRRLHDVTNRGGCALRRVPVPAGCGGPARRALEPSPGQVLGDTAPPSPPPPPRVHKPCFVCSDRSSGYHYGVSSCEGCKGFFRRSIQKNMVYTCHRERNCQIDKVTRNRCQFCRLQKCFQVGMSKEAVRNDRNKRKKEVKQDLGGDELSPELAELVRRVSRAHQETFPSLGQLGKYTTNSSADHRVQLDLGLWDKFSELATKCIIKIVEFAKRLPGFTGLSMADQITLLKAACLDILMLRICTRYTPEQDTMTFSDGLTLTRTQMHNAGFGPLTDLVFAFAGQLLPLQLDDTETGLLSAICLICGDRMELEQPRRVERLQEPLLEALRVYARRRRPWQPQRFPQMLLKITDLRGISTKGAERAITLRTEIPGPMPPLIREMLENPEIFNEVGGDGPPPPPDPPAAQDSPPGPPTSP